TTATTATACTCACACCGCAGGCAGTAACAGATGTAAAAGAAGTAGCAGTTACAATCATAGAGAAATCAAGAGAGACTCCGAAGCCGGTAATAACCTCTTTCATGGGAGAGGCAAGGATAAAAGAGGCATCCCTTATGCTCAGATCCAGTGAAATACCTTCATATCCCTACCCCGAGGTAGCAGTGCATGTATTGAAGAGAATGGCAGAATTTTATCAATGGAAAAAGATTGAATCTGAAGAGCCTCCATATTTTTCTGATATACAGAAGAATAAGGCGGAGGCTCTCATGGCTTCATTCAGAAAAGAAGGGATGACCGAAATAACTGAAGGTAATGCAATGGACTTTCTGAGCTTCTATGGTTTCAGATTTCCTAGGCGAGCGCTGGCACTGACAGCTGAGGAAGCCGCTCATATAGCAGAGACCATTGGTTTTCCTGTTGTCATGAAGATTTCCTCTCCAGATATCCTCCATAAGACAGAAGCAGGTGGAGTTAAATTAAATATAAATTCAAAAAAGGCGGCCCAGGAGGCATTTCTTGAAATAACCTCAAATGTAAAAAGACTCTTCCCCCGAGCCTATATCAGAGGTGTTATGGTTTATGAGATGGTAAGAGGAGGAAGGGAATTTATCACAGGAATAACCTTTGACAGAACCTTTGGCCACATGGTGATGGCAGGGCTCGGAGGAATCTATGTGGAGGTACTGAAAGATGTATCTTTTAGAATAGTACCAATAACAAAAAGGGATGCCATAAATATGCTTCATGAGCTCAGGTCTTTCAGATTAATGCAGGGTGTAAGGGGTGAAAGACCGGTTGACATAGAGTCAATAATAGAACAGCTTCTGAGGCTCTCAAGGCTTGCCATGGATTTTCCGGAAATCATGGAGCTTGATATCAATCCCCTTGTTGTGTTTGAAAAGGGCTCTATAAACCTTGATGCCAGAATAATAATTTCAAGGAGGCAGTAGAAATGAAAAAGATTTTTATCCTCTCTCTACAGCCCTTTGCTGGAAAGACCTTCCTCAGTATAGGACTTCTTGATAAATTAATTGAGAAAGGTTTCAGCACAGGCTATATCAAACCAATGGGACTAACACCCCAGCTGATTGGAGAATCTGTTTATGATGCAGATGCTGTGTTAATAAAAGAGCTCTTTAAATTTAAAGAACCCCTGGATGTAATGTCTCCCTTTGTAATAACCTATGAGACCATAAAATATCTCCTTCAGGGCAGGCTGACTGACATAAAGGAAAAAATTACAAACTCAATTGCTCACTTTAGCGGTAAAGATATCATCATAATCAGCGGAGCAGGAAATCTTTTCACAGGAACTGTTCTCGGTATAGATTCGCTCAGTCTTGTTAAAGAGACCGGCGCCATGGTTATTGCAGTTGAGAATTTTTCTGGTGACTCAACAATTGATAATCTGGCAGGCATCAAAAAACTTTTTGAAGAAAGGTTTCTGGGTGCTGTTATAAATAGAATCCCTCCTAACACTATTTCATATGTAAATGAAAATATTAAAACCTTTCTTGAAAAAAGGGGGATCAGACTATTCGGACTTTTTACAAAGGATGAAGTTCTTGAATCCATCACAGTTAGGGATCTAGTTAGCATTCTCAATGCCCGAGTATTATGCTGTGAGGACAGACTTGATGAACTTGTAGAACACTTTACTGTTGGAGCAATGGATGTGGATAATGCTCTAAGGTATTTCAGAAGAATTCCCAATAAGGCTGTCATCACAGGCGCTCACAGAGCAGACATCCAGCTTGCTGCCATGGAGACTTCCACAAAGGTTATAATATTAACCGGTGGAATGACCACAAATGACGTGGTGATAGCAAGGGCTATCTCAAAGGGTATTCCCCTTCTATCTGTGGAGCATGATACCTTTACCACGGTGGACAAAATAGAATTTATGCTTGGCAAAGTAAGAATCAAAGAACCCCAAAAGATAGAGAGGCTAAGGGAAATGTTTGATAGGAACTTTGATATAGATGGTTTACTGAAGGAGCTGAGATGACAGCCTATGAGCTCATAAAAAAGAAGCGGGATGGAGAAAAACTGTCAAGGGAAGAGCTTGAATTTCTCATAAGGGGTTATACTGAAGGCAGAATACCTGATTATCAGATATCAGCCTTCCTAATGGCAGTATATTTTCAGGGAATGAGCGATGAGGAGACCTTTAATCTCACAGATATAATGCTCAGGTCAGGAAGGATCTTTGACCTTTCCTTCATAGAAGGAGTAAAGATAGATAAACATTCAACAGGTGGAGTTGGTGATAAGGTAAGCATAATACTTGCACCGCTTCTTGCATCAGCAGGAATAATCGTTCCAATGATCTCTGGAAGGGGACTGGGCCATACAGGAGGAACAGCAGATAAACTTGAATCCATACCAGGCTTCAGAGTAAATCAATCATATACTGAATTTGTTGATACAGTAGAGAAGATTGGTTTTGCTATGGCAACACAGGGCCCCGAGATAGCCCCTGCAGATGGAAGGCTTTACAGCCTGCGGGATGTAACAGCAACAGTAGATTCAATACCTTTAATAGCATCAAGCATCATGTCAAAAAAACTTGCTGAAGGCATTGATGGACTCGTTCTTGACATAAAGTGTGGCTCTGGAGCCTTTATGAAGGATACTGATAAAGCAAGAAAGCTCGCAGAGCTAATGGTTACAATAGGTAATAAATACGGTGTAAAGACAGTAGCTCTAATAACTGACATGTCAGAGCCTCTGGGAAAGACAGTCGGTAACAGTCTTGAGATAAAGGAATCTATCCTTGCCCTCAGGGGTAAATGGCCTGAGGACTTAAAAGAGGTTACTTTAAATCTTGGAGCCTGGGCCCTCTGGATAAGGGATAAAATCTCAGGAAATGAAACCAGAGAAATTAATGAATATATAAAATTCCTTGAAGGTTTAATAGAAGATGGCTCTGCCTTCAGTAGGTTTGTTGAACTCCTCAAAGCTCAGGGAGGAAATCCTGAGATTGCCTTCAGACAGGGACTTCTTCCTTCAGCAAGATTTCAGGAACATATCCTTTCACCAGAAGAAGGCTATATTTCAGCCCTTGATGCAGAGCTTGTTGGAGGCGCAGCAGTGCTGCTTGGAGCAGGAAGAAGAACCAAAGAAGAAAGCATTGACCATGCAGCAGGTATAGTTCTCAATAAAAAAGTAGGTGATTTTGTAAAAAAAGGAGAACCCCTTGCCATAATGCACTTTAATAAACAGGATAGCTTTGAAGAGGCTAAAGCCCTTTACATAAAGGCACTTAAATTCAGTTCTGAACCTCCAGGGCAAAGAAAAAAGATAATCGAAGTTATAATATAAAAATTCAGGAGGAATAAATGGCAGAGGAATTATATGATGTAGTAATTATTGGTGGAGGCCCAGCAGGACTAACAGCAGGACAGTATGCAGCAAGGGCTGGACTAAGGACAGTTATACTTGATAAATCAGCATCAGCCGGAGCACTTGCTTTTGCATCAGTAGTAGAGAATTATCCTGGTGTTGGTCCAATATCAGGAAAGGAGCTTCTTGATATATTCAGGGAACAGGCAATAGGCTTTGGTGCTGAATATATAGAGACACAGGTAATAGGAGTGAATCTCACCGGAGAAATCAAAGAGTCCTACACAATGGACAGAACATACAGGTCAAAGGCTGTGATAATAGCAACTGGTGCCATGGGAAGAAAACCCACAATCAAGGGAGAGGCAGAATTCCTCGGCAGAGGAGTGAGTTACTGTGCTGTTTGTGATGCAGCCTTTTTTAAGGGAAAGACTGTATGTGTCCTTGGAGATTCAGAAGAAGCTTTAAAAGAGGCTGGTTATCTAACACGCTTTGCCGAGACAGTTTATCTTATATCACCATCTTCTAAGCTCAAAGTTGACAAAGACAATCCCAACCTCAGGATACCTAATCTCAAGATCATGCTGGGATACACAGCTTCACAGATAGATGGGAATGAGGTTGTTGAAAGAATAAGACTAAGAAATGCTGAAGGTAAAGAAGAGAATCTTAAACTTTCTGGAGTATTTGTCTATCTCCATGGCTCAAGACCGATAGTGGACTTCCTTCAGGGAACCCTTGAGCTCGGTGATGATGAATGTATAACAACAAACAAGATGATGGAGACCTCTATCCCTGGCGTATTTGCAGCAGGAGATGTTACCTGTACAGAGGTCAGACAGGTAGTAATAGCAGCAGCCCATGGCTGCATTGCAGCACTTTCAGCTGAAAAATAT
The sequence above is drawn from the Thermodesulfovibrionales bacterium genome and encodes:
- a CDS encoding phosphotransacetylase family protein — translated: MKKIFILSLQPFAGKTFLSIGLLDKLIEKGFSTGYIKPMGLTPQLIGESVYDADAVLIKELFKFKEPLDVMSPFVITYETIKYLLQGRLTDIKEKITNSIAHFSGKDIIIISGAGNLFTGTVLGIDSLSLVKETGAMVIAVENFSGDSTIDNLAGIKKLFEERFLGAVINRIPPNTISYVNENIKTFLEKRGIRLFGLFTKDEVLESITVRDLVSILNARVLCCEDRLDELVEHFTVGAMDVDNALRYFRRIPNKAVITGAHRADIQLAAMETSTKVIILTGGMTTNDVVIARAISKGIPLLSVEHDTFTTVDKIEFMLGKVRIKEPQKIERLREMFDRNFDIDGLLKELR
- a CDS encoding thymidine phosphorylase; amino-acid sequence: MTAYELIKKKRDGEKLSREELEFLIRGYTEGRIPDYQISAFLMAVYFQGMSDEETFNLTDIMLRSGRIFDLSFIEGVKIDKHSTGGVGDKVSIILAPLLASAGIIVPMISGRGLGHTGGTADKLESIPGFRVNQSYTEFVDTVEKIGFAMATQGPEIAPADGRLYSLRDVTATVDSIPLIASSIMSKKLAEGIDGLVLDIKCGSGAFMKDTDKARKLAELMVTIGNKYGVKTVALITDMSEPLGKTVGNSLEIKESILALRGKWPEDLKEVTLNLGAWALWIRDKISGNETREINEYIKFLEGLIEDGSAFSRFVELLKAQGGNPEIAFRQGLLPSARFQEHILSPEEGYISALDAELVGGAAVLLGAGRRTKEESIDHAAGIVLNKKVGDFVKKGEPLAIMHFNKQDSFEEAKALYIKALKFSSEPPGQRKKIIEVII
- a CDS encoding FAD-dependent oxidoreductase, with amino-acid sequence MAEELYDVVIIGGGPAGLTAGQYAARAGLRTVILDKSASAGALAFASVVENYPGVGPISGKELLDIFREQAIGFGAEYIETQVIGVNLTGEIKESYTMDRTYRSKAVIIATGAMGRKPTIKGEAEFLGRGVSYCAVCDAAFFKGKTVCVLGDSEEALKEAGYLTRFAETVYLISPSSKLKVDKDNPNLRIPNLKIMLGYTASQIDGNEVVERIRLRNAEGKEENLKLSGVFVYLHGSRPIVDFLQGTLELGDDECITTNKMMETSIPGVFAAGDVTCTEVRQVVIAAAHGCIAALSAEKYITHRKRRRYDWAKSRDE